One region of Alosa sapidissima isolate fAloSap1 chromosome 1, fAloSap1.pri, whole genome shotgun sequence genomic DNA includes:
- the afg3l2 gene encoding AFG3-like protein 2, producing the protein MAHRYLFLSRGCRNLSKINLPPNVRSTNYVTLRQVSSQAETQTPSGLERGSLLWSVLGAYRRLCSKPPKGFEKYFPNKTSPKHSEPKPAEAKEAKPSNANRAGRSSGGGGGGGGGSGGGGKRGGRKDESSWFSRLQKGEVPWDDKEFRAFFLSGAAFWTVITYYFFFRDGGREVTWKDFVNLYLSKGVVDRLEVVNKRYVKVVFAPGKTPVDGQYVWFNIGSVDTFERNLETAQIEMGIEGENRLPVVYSTESDGSFLLSMLPTVLIIGFLLFMLRRGPAGAGRPGRGMGGLFSVGETTAKVLRDEIDIKFKDVAGCEEAKLEIMEFVNFLKNPKQYQDLGAKIPKGAILTGPPGTGKTLLAKATAGEANVPFITVNGSEFLEMFVGVGPARVRDLFVLARKNAPCILFIDEIDAVGRKRGRGNFGGQSEQENTLNQLLVEMDGFNTATNVVVLAGTNRPDILDPALMRPGRFDRQIYIGPPDIKGRASIFRVHLRPLKLDAEVDKDALARKMAALTPGFSGADIANVCNEAALIAARHLSDAINPKHFEQAIERVIGGLEKKTQVLQPEEKKTVAYHEAGHAVAGWYLEHADPLIKVSIIPRGKGLGYAQYLPKEQYLYTKEQLLDRMCMTLGGRVSEEIFFSRITTGAQDDLKKVTQSAYAQIVQFGMNEKVGQVSFDLPRQGEMVLEKPYSEATARLIDTEVRILITEAYERTTKLLKEKKAEVEKVALRLLEKEVLDKSDMVELLGPRPFAEKSTYEEFVEGTGSMEEDTSLPEGLKDWNKERSKDKEESTEEQVARQITGGMPF; encoded by the exons ATGGCCCACCGATATCTCTTCTTATCAAGAGGTTGCAGGAACCTTTCCAAGATAAATTTACCTCCAAACGTCAGATCAACAAACTATGTAACGTTACGACAG GTCTCAAGCCAAGCTGAAACTCAAACTCCCTCTGGTCTTGAAAGAGGATCCTTGCTCTGGAGTGTTTTAGGTGCCTATAGAAGACTATGCTCTAAACCTCCCAAAG GGTTTGAGAAATATTTCCCTAACAAGACGAGCCCAAAACACAGTGAACCGAAACCAGCTGAGGCTAAAG AGGCCAAGCCAAGTAATGCCAACAGAGCTGGTAGGTccagtggtggtggcggtggtggtggtggtggttcgggaggaggaggaaaaagaggaggaagaaaagatGAGAGTTCCTGGTTTAGCCGTCTCCAGAAG GGTGAAGTGCCATGGGATGACAAAGAGTTCCGTGCTTTTTTCCTGAGCGGAGCTGCTTTTTGGACAGTTATCACTTATTACTTCTTTTTCCGAGATGGTGGGAGGGAAGTTACCTGGAAAGACTTTGTGAACCTGTATCTCTCCAAAGGCGTT GTTGACAGATTAGAGGTTGTCAACAAACGGTATGTCAAAGTGGTATTTGCCCCAGGAAAGACCCCAGTTGATGGA CAATATGTCTGGTTCAACATTGGGAGTGTGGACACATTTGAGCGTAACCTGGAGACAGCCCAGATAGAGATGGGCATTGAAGGGGAGAACAGGCTCCCAGTTGTCTACTCCACTGAGAGTGATGG GTCCTTCCTCCTCAGCATGCTGCCCACTGTGCTGATCATCGGCTTCCTGCTCTTCATGCTCCGCCGTGGTCCTGCAGGAGCTGGCAGACCGGGCAGGGGCATGGGCGGCCTGTTCAGCGTGGGCGAGACCACCGCCAAGGTGCTCCGTGACGAGATCGACATCAAGTTCAAGGATGTGGCGGGCTGCGAGGAGGCCAAGCTGGAGATCATGGAGTTTGTCAACTTCCTCAAGAACCCCAAACAGTACCAGGACCTTGGAGCAAAGATCCCCAAG GGTGCTATTTTGACTGGTCCTCCTGGAACCGGGAAAACGCTGTTGGCTAAGGCCACTGCAGGAGAAGCCAACGTGCCCTTCATCACTGTCAATGGGTCAGAGTTCCTGGAGATGTTTGTGGGCGTGGGTCCAGCCAGG GTGCGGGACCTGTTTGTACTGGCACGTAAGAATGCCCCCTGCATCCTGTTCATAGACGAGATCGACGCAGTGGGGAGGAAGCGAGGCCGTGGTAACTTTGGAGGGCAGAGTGAGCAGGAGAACACTCTCAATCAGTTACTGGTGGAAATGGATG GCTTTAACACAGCGACTAATGTAGTTGTCCTGGCTGGAACTAACAGACCAGACATCTTGGACCCGGCACTAATGAGGCCTGGTCGCTTTGACCGACAGATTTACATAG GTCCTCCAGATATCAAAGGCAGAGCCTCCATATTCAGAGTGCATCTCAGGCCCCTTAAGCTGGATGCAGAGGTGGATAAAGATGCTCTGGCCAGGAAAATGGCTGCTCTCACTCCTGGTTTCTCAG GTGCGGACATTGCCAACGTCTGCAATGAGGCAGCGCTGATTGCTGCCCGTCACCTCTCCGATGCCATCAACCCGAAGCACTTTGAACAGGCCATCGAACGTGTGATTGGAG gtctggAGAAGAAGACCCAGGTGCTGCAGCCTGAGGAGAAGAAGACGGTGGCATACCACGAGGCTGGCCACGCTGTGGCCGGCTGGTACCTGGAGCACGCTGACCCCCTCATCAAG GTGTCCATAATCCCGCGTGGGAAGGGCTTGGGGTACGCCCAGTACCTGCCCAAGGAGCAGTATCTGTACACTAAGGAGCAGCTGCTGGACAGGATGTGCATGACGCTGGGGGGACGCGTGTCCGAGGAGATCTTCTTTAGCCGCATCACCACCGGTGCACAGGATGACCTCAAGAAGGTCACGCAGAGTGCCTACGCTCAG ATTGTGCAGTTTGGCATGAATGAAAAGGTGGGCCAGGTGTCGTTTGACCTGCCCCGACAGGGCGAGATGGTGCTGGAGAAGCCCTACAGCGAGGCCACCGCCCGTCTGATCGACACAGAGGTGCGCATCCTCATCACCGAGGCGTACGAGCGCACCACCAAGCTCCTCAAAGAGAAGAAGGCGGAAGTGGAGAAG GTGGCACTGCGTCTCCTAGAGAAGGAAGTCCTGGACAAAAGCGACATGGTGGAGCTGCTGGGGCCACGGCCGTTTGCCGAGAAGTCCACCTATGAGGAGTTTGTGGAGGGCACAGGCAGCATGGAGGAGGACACCTCTCTGCCCGAGGGCCTCAAGGACTGGAACAAGGAGCGCAgcaaggacaaggaggagagCACCGAGGAGCAGGTGGCGCGGCAGATTACCGGTGGCATGCCCTTCTAG